One stretch of Conger conger unplaced genomic scaffold, fConCon1.1 SCAFFOLD_69, whole genome shotgun sequence DNA includes these proteins:
- the LOC133120048 gene encoding small ribosomal subunit protein uS12m-like has product MAFLGNLRPLMSSLTNVSQCLSSLWARPPLSRTMATLNQMHRKGKPPAPPRQPGATGGRPQLKGVVLKTLIRKPKKPNSANRKCARVRLSDGREAVCFIPGEGHSLQEHNVVLVQGGRTQDLPGLKLTVVRGKYDCAHVVKKKQ; this is encoded by the exons ATGGCTTTCCTCGGGAATCTGAGACCGTTGATGTCATCTCTCACGAACG tgTCCCAGTGTCTCTCGTCCCTTTGGGCCCGGCCCCCCCTCTCCAGAACCATGGCGACGCTGAACCAGATGCACCGGAAGGGCAagccccccgcgcccccccgcCAGCCAGGGGCCACTGGGGGCCGGCCCCAGCTGAAGGGCGTGGTCCTGAAGACCCTGATCCGCAAGCCCAAGAAGCCCAACTCGGCCAATCGCAAGTGCGCCCGCGTGCGGCTGTCGGACGGCCGGGAGGCGGTGTGCTTCATCCCTGGGGAGGGACACAGCCTGCAGGAGCACAACGTGGTGCTGGTGCAGGGCGGCCGCACACAGGACCTGCCGGGGCTCAAGCTCACTGTGGTGCGCGGCAAGTACGACTGCGCTCACGTGGTGAAGAAGAAACAGTGA